One window of the Trifolium pratense cultivar HEN17-A07 linkage group LG2, ARS_RC_1.1, whole genome shotgun sequence genome contains the following:
- the LOC123905381 gene encoding F-box/LRR-repeat protein 2-like, giving the protein MTTVEERFLPEECWECILKRFLNECDDYNRYLQPLSILSKQFLSVTDRFRLYLIISNETIPLLPRLLQRCTNLTSLNLTRFQGDLDRLLCQISCFPLNFTSLNLSNQHTIPAHGLREFSKKITTLTSLTCSNIVSLHNNDLVLISDCFPFLEELDLSNHKNIHGKVNFMFLVLPKLRKVNLSGCYSINDRMLLHLCKNCEFLQEIVIPNNLFVNPNGIAFAIRQRPGLRSLTFSGTPGRVILVTNFPQHFIDSLVSLKGLTCLELSCLHIPDDLLYSIAMEGLPLKRLVLGHCTGFTSDGIHHLLSKCQCIQHLDLQKATFQDSFVYHKLSLCLGNLVSINLSHCYHLTEITLFTLVGRCPLLNEIYMENTCIGQMVLQLHKYSSLLNFVINPQMKSLHLASNTLLYDNINNIFASMCPNLELVDLSNCVCISKGIVQVLRHCKIMHLNLSSCPKVNLLGMNFEVPKLEVLNLSMTNIDDKTLYVISKNCSGLLQLDLEKCYNITEKGVKQVVKKCTRLKEINLRHCCKVSTDVALWMEMVLSSLSLRKIKTPPHFCPSHRKWKPLLNHGHGCILC; this is encoded by the coding sequence atgacAACAGTAGAGGAACGGTTTTTGCCAGAAGAATGTTGGGAATGTATATTGAAAAGATTCCTCAATGAATGCGATGACTACAACCGTTATTTACAACCTCTCTCCATTCTCTCTAAACAGTTTCTCTCTGTAACCGACCGTTTTCGATTGTATCTCATAATCTCTAATGAAACCATCCCTCTTCTTCCTCGGCTCCTCCAAAGATGCACCAACCTCACTTCCCTCAACCTGACGCGCTTCCAAGGTGACCTTGACCGGCTTCTTTGCCAAATTTCCTGTTTCCCATTGAACTTCACATCGCTTAACCTCTCCAACCAACATACGATTCCCGCTCATGGGTTACGAGAGTTTTCTAAAAAGATTACAACTTTGACCTCTCTCACATGTTCCAACATTGTTTCTCTCCACAACAATGACTTGGTTCTTATTTCTGATTGTTTCCCTTTCCTTGAAGAACTTGACCTTAGTAACCATAAAAATATTCATGGTAAggtaaattttatgtttttggtGCTTCCTAAACTCCGCAAGGTTAATCTATCTGGTTGTTACTCTATAAACGACCGAATGCTTTTACATTTGTGTAAGAATTGTGAGTTTCTCCAAGAGATTGTGATACCGAACAATTTATTCGTAAACCCCAATGGCATTGCTTTTGCCATTCGCCAGAGACCAGGTTTGAGGTCTTTAACCTTTTCGGGTACTCCCGGAAGGGTAATCCTTGTAACCAACTTTCCTCAACATTTCATTGACTCATTGGTTAGTTTGAAGGGTTTGACTTGTCTTGAATTGTCGTGTTTGCATATCCCAGATGATCTACTCTATTCAATTGCAATGGAAGGTCTTCCTTTGAAGAGGCTTGTGCTCGGCCATTGCACCGGCTTTACTTCTGATGGAATTCATCATTTGTTATCAAAGTGTCAATGTATACAACATTTAGATCTTCAAAAAGCTACGTTCCAGGATAGTTTCGTATATCACAAGTTATCTTTGTGTCTTGGTAATTTAGTGTCTATAAATCTTAGTCATTGTTACCATCTCACTGAAATTACCTTGTTTACACTTGTTGGGAGGTGTCCTTTGCTCAATGAGATCTATATGGAAAACACATGTATTGGACAAATGGTTTTACAATTACATAAATATAGTTCTTTGTTGAATTTTGTTATAAACCCTCAAATGAAGTCTCTCCATTTGGCTTCCAATACATTGCTGTATGACAACATCAACAATATTTTTGCTTCAATGTGCCCAAATTTGGAGCTGGTTGACTTGAGTAATTGTGTCTGCATATCTAAAGGTATTGTTCAAGTTTTAAGACATTGTAAAATTATGCATTTGAATTTAAGTTCTTGTCCAAAAGTGAACCTACTTGGGATGAACTTTGAAGTTCCTAAATTGGAGGTGTTGAACTTGTCAATGACAAACATTGATGATAAAACACTCTATGTGATCTCAAAGAATTGCTCAGGGCTACTACAATTGGATTTGGAAAAATGTTATAATATCACAGAGAAGGGAGTAAAGCAAGTGGTAAAAAAGTGCACACGACTGAAAGAGATAAATTTGCGGCATTGTTGCAAAGTATCTACTGATGTTGCTTTATGGATGGAGATGGTATTGTCAAGTCTATCATTGAGAAAGATTAAGACTCCCCCTCATTTTTGTCCTAGTCATAGGAAGTGGAAACCCTTATTGAATCATGGTCATGGATGCATTCTTTGTTAG